In the Sphingomonas sp. LM7 genome, one interval contains:
- a CDS encoding SDR family NAD(P)-dependent oxidoreductase, whose protein sequence is MSEADPLHAPLTSDRRAIYPSLKGKRVLVTGGGSGIGAGMVEGFVRQGAQVTFFDIAEADSAELVASLKGAEIAPVFQRLDLTDVAAVQSAIVALITEHGAFDILINNAANDDRHTIEQVTPEYWDNRIAVNLRHLFFAAQAVIPGMKAAGGGVIVNLGSISWHLALEELTLYQTCKAGIEGLTRSFARELGPDNIRSVCIVPGNVKTPRQMKWYTPEGEAEIVKAQCLKGRLVPDDIAAMALFLASDDARLVTGHEYFVDAGWR, encoded by the coding sequence ATGTCCGAAGCTGATCCCCTGCACGCCCCGCTCACCAGCGACCGGCGCGCCATCTACCCCAGCCTCAAGGGCAAGCGCGTGCTCGTTACCGGCGGCGGCTCGGGCATCGGCGCGGGCATGGTCGAAGGTTTCGTCCGCCAGGGCGCACAGGTCACCTTTTTCGACATCGCGGAAGCGGATTCGGCCGAGCTCGTCGCCAGCCTGAAGGGCGCCGAGATCGCCCCGGTCTTCCAGCGCCTCGACCTTACCGATGTTGCCGCGGTCCAGTCGGCGATCGTCGCGCTGATCACGGAGCACGGCGCGTTCGATATCCTGATCAACAACGCCGCCAATGACGATCGCCACACGATCGAACAGGTTACCCCGGAATATTGGGACAACCGCATCGCCGTGAACCTGCGCCATCTGTTCTTCGCCGCGCAGGCAGTGATCCCCGGCATGAAGGCTGCGGGCGGCGGCGTGATCGTCAATCTCGGCTCGATCTCATGGCATTTGGCGCTCGAGGAGCTCACCCTTTACCAGACCTGCAAGGCCGGCATCGAGGGCCTGACCCGCAGCTTCGCGCGCGAACTCGGCCCCGACAATATCCGCTCGGTCTGCATCGTCCCCGGCAACGTCAAGACGCCCCGCCAGATGAAATGGTACACGCCCGAGGGTGAGGCGGAGATCGTCAAGGCGCAGTGCCTCAAGGGCCGCTTGGTCCCCGACGACATCGCCGCGATGGCATTGTTCCTTGCCTCCGACGACGCACGGCTGGTAACGGGCCACGAGTATTTCGTGGACGCAGGGTGGCGATAA
- a CDS encoding SMP-30/gluconolactonase/LRE family protein, with translation MSNVAISEPVSIWQLGAPLGEGPVWVERDQALWFVDIKSHKIHRLDPATGATRSWDAPGQVGFLLPIESGGFVAGLQTGLSKFDERDGSFTHISSPEPDLPTNRLNDATVDPQGRLWFGSMDDGESDTTGAIYRLAGDGTCVKSTDHVAITNGPAISPDGKTLYHVDTLVGVIHACDIEADGTLTNSREFARIPNDEGHPDGPTVDSEGCIWVGLYNGWAVRRYSPAGELLETVKFPVSAITKIAFGGPDGKTVFATTANKHITPSDLAREPHAGDLFRFEVSVPGQKNYLIREGV, from the coding sequence ATGAGCAACGTGGCGATTTCCGAGCCGGTCAGCATTTGGCAGCTCGGAGCGCCACTCGGCGAAGGCCCGGTCTGGGTCGAGCGTGACCAGGCGCTCTGGTTCGTCGACATCAAGAGCCACAAGATCCACCGTCTGGACCCTGCAACCGGCGCGACGCGCAGCTGGGACGCCCCCGGCCAGGTCGGCTTCCTCCTGCCGATCGAGAGCGGCGGCTTCGTCGCCGGTCTCCAGACCGGGTTGAGCAAGTTCGACGAGCGCGACGGCAGCTTCACCCATATCTCCTCGCCCGAGCCCGACCTCCCGACCAACCGCCTCAACGACGCCACCGTCGATCCGCAGGGCCGCTTGTGGTTCGGCAGCATGGACGATGGCGAGAGCGACACCACCGGCGCGATCTATCGCCTGGCCGGCGACGGCACGTGCGTGAAGAGCACCGATCACGTCGCCATCACCAACGGCCCGGCGATCTCGCCCGATGGCAAGACGCTCTATCATGTCGACACGCTGGTCGGCGTGATCCACGCCTGCGACATCGAGGCCGACGGCACGCTTACCAACAGCCGCGAATTCGCCCGCATCCCCAACGACGAAGGCCATCCCGACGGCCCCACCGTGGACAGCGAAGGCTGCATCTGGGTCGGCCTTTACAATGGCTGGGCGGTGCGCCGCTATTCGCCCGCCGGTGAGTTGCTCGAGACCGTCAAGTTCCCGGTCAGCGCCATCACCAAGATTGCGTTCGGCGGCCCCGACGGCAAGACCGTGTTCGCCACAACCGCGAACAAGCACATCACCCCTAGCGACCTCGCCCGGGAGCCGCACGCCGGCGACTTGTTCCGCTTCGAAGTCAGTGTCCCTGGCCAGAAGAACTACCTGATCCGCGAAGGCGTCTGA
- a CDS encoding MarR family winged helix-turn-helix transcriptional regulator encodes MAETDPVDQLITLWSAAMPEVDTRGLSVLGRARRIMLRARAAAEPLLARHGIDGGGYDVLATLRAVPAPHRLRPTELYRALGISSGGLTARLNKLEVARMIRRPAASDDKRSVFVELSPKGRGLVEQVFREEMTLQAGLVSGLAEKEQWVLSALLKKLEATMGGGS; translated from the coding sequence ATGGCCGAGACCGACCCTGTGGACCAGCTGATTACCTTGTGGTCTGCGGCGATGCCCGAAGTGGATACGCGCGGGCTTTCGGTGCTCGGACGGGCCCGGCGGATCATGTTGCGGGCGCGCGCGGCAGCTGAGCCGTTGCTGGCGCGGCATGGGATCGACGGGGGCGGCTATGACGTGCTCGCCACGCTGCGCGCGGTACCGGCACCGCACCGGCTTCGGCCGACCGAACTCTATCGTGCGCTGGGCATTTCTTCGGGTGGGCTGACTGCGCGGCTCAACAAGCTGGAAGTGGCGCGGATGATCCGCCGGCCGGCGGCAAGTGACGATAAACGCAGTGTTTTCGTGGAGTTATCCCCCAAGGGCAGGGGACTCGTCGAACAGGTTTTCCGGGAGGAAATGACCCTCCAGGCCGGGCTTGTTTCCGGGCTGGCCGAGAAGGAGCAATGGGTGCTTTCGGCGCTGCTCAAGAAGCTCGAGGCGACGATGGGCGGGGGCAGCTGA
- a CDS encoding nuclear transport factor 2 family protein, translating to MYALLGMAAAAMLASPVALGPVPQARVLPTAETPLQVADAFDRAQLTSDAAALERMVADDLIFIDGSGKRLDKRGFIAGWTAPGDRFDPAVLLDRRVVALGPDAFLVTAETTLTGSSDGTRFASALRFTDIFRRIDGQWRAVHIQVTRLPVAR from the coding sequence ATGTACGCACTATTGGGAATGGCGGCAGCCGCGATGCTCGCGTCGCCCGTAGCGCTGGGGCCCGTACCACAAGCCCGGGTCCTGCCCACGGCGGAGACGCCGCTGCAAGTCGCCGATGCCTTCGACCGCGCGCAGTTGACCAGCGACGCGGCGGCGCTCGAACGGATGGTCGCCGACGACCTGATCTTCATCGACGGCAGCGGCAAGCGTCTCGACAAGCGCGGCTTCATTGCCGGCTGGACCGCACCGGGCGATCGCTTCGATCCGGCCGTGCTGCTTGACCGCCGCGTGGTCGCGCTCGGCCCAGACGCATTCCTCGTCACCGCAGAAACCACTCTCACCGGCAGCTCGGACGGCACGCGCTTCGCCAGCGCCCTGCGCTTCACCGACATTTTCCGCCGGATCGATGGTCAGTGGCGCGCCGTCCACATCCAGGTCACCCGCCTCCCGGTCGCCAGGTGA
- a CDS encoding DUF4424 domain-containing protein: MLKPLLAACALLACAAALANDSTAELAAGGLVLTRTDAIEMRSEDLHISRSQIRVRYQFVNTSGRDTTVRVAFPLPAIGGPGFFDGDVAIPIDGTDNFLGFSTQVDGKPVAMEIEHKALVGTTDRTGWLRANAIPLRPHADETETALARLTPARRREAVQLGLIDDNDRPGWTLQTTYHWLQRFPAGMPVAIEHVYRPSVGGTVATLLGSDAKDPNIARYCVDPPLLATLRAAEAKQRHYRENWVDYILVTGGNWKKPIGSFRLVVDKEDPRDLVSFCGDGVRKIGPTRFEMRKTNWRPDRDLAVLFLAPAAL; the protein is encoded by the coding sequence ATGCTCAAGCCGCTGCTCGCTGCCTGCGCCTTGCTCGCCTGCGCCGCCGCCCTCGCCAACGACAGCACCGCCGAGCTCGCTGCCGGCGGACTGGTCCTGACCAGGACCGACGCGATCGAGATGCGCTCGGAGGACCTCCACATCTCGCGAAGCCAGATCCGTGTCCGCTATCAGTTCGTCAACACCAGCGGGCGCGACACCACGGTGCGCGTCGCCTTCCCGCTTCCCGCGATCGGCGGGCCGGGCTTCTTCGACGGCGATGTCGCGATCCCCATCGACGGCACCGACAATTTCCTCGGCTTCTCCACGCAAGTCGATGGCAAGCCCGTTGCGATGGAGATCGAGCACAAGGCGCTGGTCGGCACCACCGATCGAACCGGCTGGCTGCGCGCCAACGCGATTCCGCTGCGCCCCCACGCCGACGAGACGGAGACCGCGCTCGCCCGCCTTACGCCCGCCAGACGCCGCGAGGCGGTCCAGCTCGGCCTGATCGACGACAATGACCGCCCCGGCTGGACGCTGCAGACCACCTATCACTGGCTCCAGCGCTTCCCTGCCGGCATGCCGGTGGCGATCGAGCATGTCTATCGCCCCTCGGTCGGCGGCACCGTCGCCACCCTGCTCGGCAGCGACGCGAAGGACCCCAATATCGCGCGCTACTGCGTCGATCCCCCGCTGCTCGCCACGCTGCGCGCCGCGGAAGCCAAGCAACGCCACTATCGCGAGAACTGGGTCGATTATATCCTCGTCACCGGCGGCAACTGGAAGAAGCCGATCGGCAGCTTCCGCCTCGTCGTAGACAAGGAAGACCCGCGCGACCTCGTCAGCTTCTGCGGCGACGGCGTCCGCAAGATCGGGCCAACCCGGTTCGAGATGCGCAAGACCAATTGGCGCCCCGATCGCGACCTGGCGGTGCTGTTCCTGGCGCCCGCCGCCCTATAA
- a CDS encoding acyl-CoA thioesterase, whose protein sequence is MTDTDSPVRLIDMVFPGDTNHHGTLFGGVALAHMDKVAFLAATRHGRAPFVTAASEKIDFAAPARAGDMVEATGRVVRVGNASLDVEVELVAENPVSGERRPCTRGRFTLVAVRGPDTRLPLPPLPAARPEQPGDILRMAEMVFPPQTNHYGTLYGGDALKMMGKAAFIAASRRARAVMVMAASDRIDFASPIRAGEMVELAARVQMTGRSSLRVGVELWAENLMTGERRQSATAVFTMVAVDSEGRPKQWHAE, encoded by the coding sequence ATGACCGATACCGATAGTCCCGTCCGCCTGATCGACATGGTGTTTCCGGGCGACACCAACCATCACGGCACGCTGTTCGGCGGCGTCGCGCTCGCCCACATGGACAAGGTCGCGTTCCTCGCCGCGACGCGCCACGGCCGCGCGCCGTTCGTCACCGCCGCCTCCGAGAAGATCGACTTCGCCGCCCCTGCCAGGGCCGGCGACATGGTCGAGGCGACCGGCCGCGTCGTCCGCGTCGGCAATGCCTCGCTCGATGTCGAAGTCGAGCTGGTCGCGGAAAATCCCGTGTCCGGCGAGCGCCGGCCCTGCACGCGCGGCCGCTTCACGCTCGTGGCGGTCAGGGGCCCGGACACGCGCCTGCCCTTGCCGCCGCTCCCCGCCGCGCGGCCCGAGCAGCCCGGCGATATCCTGCGCATGGCCGAGATGGTCTTCCCGCCCCAGACCAACCATTACGGCACGCTCTATGGCGGCGACGCGCTCAAGATGATGGGCAAGGCGGCCTTCATCGCTGCCTCGCGGCGCGCCCGCGCAGTAATGGTGATGGCCGCATCCGACCGGATCGACTTCGCCTCGCCGATCCGCGCCGGCGAGATGGTCGAACTCGCCGCGCGCGTCCAGATGACCGGACGAAGCTCGCTGCGCGTCGGCGTCGAGCTGTGGGCCGAGAACCTGATGACCGGCGAGCGACGCCAGTCCGCCACTGCTGTGTTCACCATGGTCGCCGTCGACAGCGAGGGCCGGCCGAAGCAATGGCATGCGGAGTAA
- a CDS encoding TonB-dependent receptor domain-containing protein, with the protein MPAVAQESVPEQPDADIVVRASRLPGSIDTDVLPTMRLDADAIRKLGVVGAAELVKKLGLAPDGAQPIYTLNGRLPASTFEIFEMPMEAFRQFESFPASVATKFGYPPTRKVLNFITKDRFGAVELKSNYQAATEGGSANHSETAGITRIRNQRRLTLTGSYTGTSELRQNERRIVADPALYFDTIGNVTGAAGGAIDPRLTALAGGPVLVAPVPSDPAGRGDLAAYLDNAGTPRITDTAAFRTLIPNQQSWKLGGAIASPIGSNTTASFAASLERKRERSVQGLPAAILPIAAANPYSPFDADILLHRYLDEAGPVRQRTTSTIARAALGGSGTFSGWGWNLTASIDRQQLESVTRGNVDIAGLTARIADGTDPFARFGTSQSPLLPDERSRTILTNADMRVVMNGTLFAVPAGHVTLTAAATAQHARADRTTQAIATSSARLGRFQSGASVALNVPVTMGLSLDAKAGLNSVSRFGAFVETSYGLNWKPMPRIQLVASIANARNAPALVSLASPIVTTPNTPFFDFVTGESVLVTAFAGGNPNLKAERRRIASINLDAQPIASSELRLGIGYADTRIADQVGVLSAVTQMIQAAFPDAYVRGASGQLVSVNFQPLNFALENQRDLSATFQYYGNFGKAPPPDAKAPRERVGYFLWFSPSWRLEDTLLLRRGLETLDLLDGDTVGGTGGPPRFRLFGNASLSYRGTNLGFAPSWQAGTRIRSPDPASDLTFSGLFKLNVEASAMLDVLAPKSSWARGARISLSVDNLFNERQRVRDRNGVTPNRYQPALLDPQGRWIQLNLRKLF; encoded by the coding sequence ATGCCGGCCGTTGCCCAGGAAAGCGTGCCCGAGCAGCCGGACGCCGACATCGTCGTGCGGGCCAGCCGGTTGCCCGGCTCGATCGACACCGATGTCCTGCCAACCATGCGGCTCGATGCCGACGCGATCCGCAAGCTCGGCGTCGTCGGCGCAGCCGAACTGGTCAAGAAGCTGGGCCTCGCCCCCGACGGCGCGCAGCCTATCTACACGCTCAATGGCCGCCTGCCCGCCAGCACGTTCGAGATATTCGAGATGCCGATGGAAGCCTTTCGGCAGTTCGAGAGCTTCCCCGCGTCGGTCGCGACCAAATTCGGCTATCCGCCCACCCGCAAGGTGCTCAATTTCATCACCAAGGACCGGTTCGGCGCAGTCGAGCTCAAATCGAACTACCAGGCCGCGACCGAAGGCGGCTCGGCAAATCACAGCGAAACCGCGGGCATCACGCGCATCCGCAACCAGCGCCGCCTGACCCTGACCGGAAGCTATACCGGAACGTCCGAACTGCGCCAGAACGAACGCCGCATCGTGGCGGACCCGGCGCTGTATTTCGATACGATCGGCAATGTGACGGGCGCAGCGGGCGGCGCGATCGATCCGCGCCTCACTGCATTGGCCGGCGGCCCGGTCCTCGTCGCGCCGGTCCCGTCCGATCCCGCCGGCCGCGGCGATCTGGCGGCGTATCTCGACAATGCGGGGACCCCGCGCATCACCGATACCGCCGCGTTCCGCACGCTCATTCCGAACCAGCAAAGCTGGAAGCTGGGCGGCGCGATCGCCAGCCCGATCGGCAGCAATACCACAGCATCCTTTGCGGCATCGCTCGAGCGAAAGCGCGAACGCTCCGTCCAGGGATTGCCGGCTGCGATCCTGCCGATTGCTGCGGCCAATCCCTATTCTCCGTTCGACGCCGATATCCTGCTCCATCGCTACCTCGACGAAGCAGGGCCGGTCCGCCAGCGCACCACCAGCACGATCGCCCGTGCCGCGCTGGGAGGATCCGGCACGTTCAGCGGATGGGGCTGGAACCTCACGGCCAGCATCGATCGGCAACAGCTCGAATCGGTCACGCGCGGCAATGTCGATATTGCCGGACTCACGGCCCGGATCGCCGATGGCACAGACCCCTTTGCGCGTTTCGGGACAAGCCAGTCGCCCCTTCTTCCCGACGAGCGGTCGCGCACGATCCTGACCAACGCGGACATGCGGGTGGTGATGAACGGAACGCTGTTCGCCGTCCCTGCCGGCCATGTGACGCTCACCGCCGCAGCCACCGCGCAACATGCCCGAGCAGACCGGACGACGCAGGCGATTGCGACGAGCTCGGCACGGCTCGGCCGCTTCCAGAGTGGCGCCAGCGTCGCGCTCAACGTGCCGGTCACCATGGGACTGTCGCTGGATGCCAAGGCGGGGCTTAACAGCGTGAGCCGCTTCGGCGCGTTCGTCGAAACCAGCTATGGCCTCAACTGGAAGCCCATGCCGCGCATCCAGCTTGTCGCGTCCATCGCGAACGCGCGCAACGCCCCCGCTCTGGTTTCGCTGGCAAGCCCGATCGTCACGACGCCCAACACGCCCTTCTTCGATTTCGTGACCGGCGAGAGCGTCCTCGTCACTGCCTTCGCCGGCGGAAACCCGAACCTGAAGGCAGAACGGCGCCGCATCGCCTCGATCAACCTCGACGCGCAGCCCATCGCCAGTTCGGAACTGCGTCTGGGGATTGGCTATGCCGACACCCGGATCGCCGACCAGGTTGGCGTCCTGTCGGCAGTGACGCAGATGATCCAGGCGGCGTTTCCCGATGCCTATGTCCGCGGCGCTTCCGGCCAGCTGGTCTCGGTCAATTTCCAGCCGCTCAACTTCGCCCTCGAAAACCAGCGCGACCTCAGCGCCACGTTTCAATATTACGGCAATTTCGGCAAGGCGCCGCCGCCCGATGCGAAGGCGCCGCGCGAACGGGTCGGCTATTTCCTGTGGTTCAGTCCGTCGTGGCGGCTCGAGGACACGCTCCTGCTGAGGCGCGGGCTGGAGACGCTCGATCTTCTCGATGGCGATACGGTGGGAGGCACCGGCGGCCCGCCACGGTTTCGGCTTTTCGGCAATGCAAGCCTGTCATATCGCGGCACAAATCTGGGCTTCGCGCCGAGCTGGCAGGCCGGGACTCGCATCCGCAGTCCGGACCCGGCAAGCGATCTGACATTCTCCGGCCTGTTCAAGCTCAACGTGGAGGCGTCCGCGATGCTCGACGTGCTGGCGCCCAAATCGTCCTGGGCGCGGGGCGCCAGGATCAGCCTGTCGGTGGACAATCTGTTCAACGAACGCCAGCGCGTCCGCGATCGCAACGGCGTGACGCCAAACCGGTATCAGCCCGCTTTGCTCGATCCCCAGGGCAGATGGATCCAGTTGAACCTGAGAAAGCTGTTCTAG